A genome region from Musa acuminata AAA Group cultivar baxijiao chromosome BXJ3-5, Cavendish_Baxijiao_AAA, whole genome shotgun sequence includes the following:
- the LOC135637635 gene encoding salt tolerance receptor-like cytoplasmic kinase 1 → MHLALLISLVLAAVFSSIIFLSFACVRMFRRWRIPLCYSCCDLDDLELGRVADGPETETEQEKEKEKGTAVWRFGWAEIESLTGKFAAAAVIGEGGSSTVYLARLGDASLGALKLHRPSERLYRAFRQELDVLLRLRHPHIVRLLGYCDDREEEGVLVFEYVPNGSLHEKLHGGGGEVLPWARRMTIAYQVAQALDYLHEGCDPQVVHGDVKAANVLLDGRLQAKLCDFGSARVGFSAAVAPPRSADAMVVGSPGYVDPYYLRSGMVSKKNDVYSFGVLLLELVTGAEAFDSERERQRLTAEVGPVLRDPEGRAAEAVDARLGSKYDAGEAKAAAAVAAMCVGDNPGLRPSMAEVVRMLRDAASSSIAAVASKSDGKSDMS, encoded by the exons ATGCATCTCGCCTTGCTCATAAGCCTCGTGTTGGCCGCCGTCTTCTCGTCTATTATCTTTCTTTCCTTCGCCTGCGTTAGGATGTTCCGCAGGTGGAGGATACCGCTCTGCTACTCGTGTTGCGACTTGGACGACTTGGAGCTCGGTCGCGTCGCCGACGGACCGGAGACCGAGACGGagcaggagaaggagaaggaaaagggGACGGCCGTTTGGCGGTTCGGGTGGGCGGAGATTGAGTCGCTCACCGGGAAGTTTGCGGCCGCCGCCGTGATCGGCGAGGGCGGGTCCAGCACCGTCTACCTCGCCCGCCTCGGGGACGCCTCCCTCGGCGCACTCAAGCTCCACCGCCCCAGCGAGCGCCTCTACCGGGCCTTCCGCCAGGAGCTCGACGTTCTTCTCCGCCTCCGCCACCCCCACATCGTTCGCCTCCTCGGTTACTGCGACGACCGCG AAGAAGAAGGCGTGTTGGTGTTCGAGTACGTGCCCAACGGCAGTCTCCACGAGAAGCTCCACGGCGGCGGCGGGGAGGTGCTGCCGTGGGCGCGACGGATGACGATCGCGTACCAGGTGGCGCAGGCGCTCGACTACCTACACGAGGGGTGCGACCCCCAGGTCGTGCACGGCGACGTCAAGGCCGCGAACGTGCTCCTCGACGGGCGGCTGCAGGCGAAGCTGTGCGACTTCGGGTCGGCCCGGGTGGGCTTCTCGGCGGCAGTGGCGCCGCCGCGCTCCGCCGACGCCATGGTGGTGGGCTCCCCCGGCTACGTCGATCCTTACTACCTCCGCTCCGGGATGGTCTCCAAGAAGAAcgacgtgtacagcttcggcGTGCTGCTGCTAGAACTGGTGACGGGCGCGGAGGCGTTCGACTCGGAGAGGGAGCGGCAGCGGCTGACGGCGGAGGTGGGCCCGGTGCTGCGGGACCCGGAGGGGCGGGCGGCGGAGGCTGTGGACGCCAGGCTGGGCAGCAAGTACGACGCCGGGGaggcgaaggcggcggcggcggtggcggccatGTGCGTCGGAGACAACCCTGGCCTCCGCCCCTCGATGGCGGAGGTGGTCAGGATGCTGCGGGACGCGGCGTCGTCTTCCATCGCAGCCGTTGCGTCAAAATCCGACGGCAAGAGCGACATGTCGTAG